In Pelagicoccus albus, the following are encoded in one genomic region:
- a CDS encoding efflux RND transporter periplasmic adaptor subunit, with the protein MKKNLIIATTIAILLTAWMIIGSINAEDPNNAQTQNSQASETEEKELPRVRVRDSEAQAYAAELILRGKTEASRDSVIKAEVGGQILEILAPRGGSVKKGDPLLKIDPQNLPEKLEEAKALLDQRTLEHQAAKKLQSSGYQSETRLAESSALLAAAKNLVAATEIALENTVVRAPFDGVFNDRLVEVGEFVSIGDPIARFLSLDPMIITAEATEIEVQKIHQDTPAVAQIGKKSVEGRIRYISRSANEAVRTYTVEMEFENPKLTFVAGLTADIIATTETQMAHKVTPAILALSADTDGELGLKVVTEEQTVEFYKTEIIGTANDGVWVSGLPDQARIITVGQGFVLPGAKVKAVEESSIQ; encoded by the coding sequence ATGAAAAAGAACCTAATCATCGCAACGACCATCGCGATCTTGCTCACCGCGTGGATGATCATCGGATCCATCAACGCCGAAGATCCCAACAACGCCCAAACGCAAAACAGCCAGGCAAGCGAAACCGAGGAGAAAGAGCTCCCCAGAGTTCGCGTCCGCGATTCTGAAGCCCAAGCCTACGCGGCGGAACTAATCCTGCGCGGAAAAACGGAAGCTTCCCGCGACAGCGTCATAAAGGCGGAAGTGGGTGGCCAGATTCTGGAGATCTTAGCCCCGCGCGGTGGAAGCGTGAAAAAAGGTGATCCCCTCCTGAAGATTGATCCACAAAACCTGCCCGAGAAGCTGGAGGAAGCGAAAGCGCTTTTGGACCAACGTACTCTGGAACATCAGGCCGCCAAGAAACTGCAATCTAGCGGATACCAATCGGAAACGCGACTCGCCGAGTCCTCCGCCCTACTCGCCGCAGCTAAGAACCTCGTCGCCGCAACCGAGATTGCCTTGGAGAACACAGTTGTCAGGGCTCCATTCGATGGAGTCTTCAATGATCGCCTCGTCGAAGTAGGTGAATTCGTTTCCATCGGGGATCCGATCGCCCGGTTCTTATCTTTGGATCCCATGATCATCACCGCGGAGGCGACTGAAATAGAAGTTCAGAAGATTCACCAAGATACGCCAGCCGTCGCTCAAATCGGCAAAAAATCCGTGGAAGGACGGATTCGTTACATTTCCCGCTCCGCAAATGAAGCGGTCAGAACTTACACCGTGGAAATGGAATTCGAAAATCCAAAGCTCACTTTCGTGGCGGGACTAACCGCCGACATTATTGCCACCACCGAAACCCAGATGGCCCATAAGGTTACGCCCGCCATCTTGGCCCTCAGCGCCGACACGGATGGAGAACTCGGCCTCAAAGTGGTGACGGAGGAGCAAACCGTCGAATTCTACAAAACCGAGATTATCGGCACGGCAAACGACGGAGTTTGGGTGAGCGGACTGCCTGACCAAGCGCGCATCATCACGGTCGGGCAAGGCTTCGTGCTTCCGGGCGCAAAAGTGAAAGCGGTCGAAGAGAGCAGCATACAATAA
- a CDS encoding efflux RND transporter permease subunit, protein MIEAILSRKRTVNLALIFILAAGLFAYIDIPKESDPDVTIPTIYVSMYMEGVSPEDAERLLVRPMEQELSSVEGVKEMTSTASQNSASVTLEFNAGFDPDAALADVREKVDLANAELPQAAEEPTVHEINLSQFPVIVITLSGDVPERALTKIAKDLGDEIEGIGQVLEARVIGDREEVVEVIIDPSVLRSYNLSQGEIIGFISRNNKIVAAGNMDKGDGRFAVKVPGLFKTAQEVMSIPVKRDGDKVVRLQDVATVRRTFKDRSAYARLNGEPAIGIEVSKRSGENVLDTIAAVKELVESTRPNWPETLSVTYSQDKSTSIRDMLLDLQNNVLSAILLVMIVVIIALGVRSALLVGIAIPGSFLAGVLFLYAVGYTVNIVVLFSLIMAVGMLVDGAIVVTEFADRKMAEGMEKGPAYAEASKRMAWPIIASTMTTLAAFAPLIFWPGIMGEFMKYLPITLIATLSASLVMALIFVPTLGGMFGKANNMDNEALDALEGAKQADLTQLQGFTGTYARFLKKVIRHPVLQLLFLLVLFTVVMILQFTLGKGVEYFPNVEPEFASMNIRARGNLSVDEADLLVRQVESRIHNIDGIKYLYSRADPALRGTNIPSDTIGIIQFEFTHWEHRPKAHEIFDTIRERTADLAGIHIEFAQQDAGTQGGKPVQLQVSSAFPEKLEAATKIIVDKFEATEGLIDVTDTRPIEGFEWEVTVDRTEAARYGADITTIGNEIQMLTNGVEIGEYRPLDADDEVEIRARYPFDDRNLDQLNQLKIVTEQGLAPVSNFITQRPAQRVQNINRVEQRRVYTVSAEVEDEVQPAAIFEQLREWLPESGIDFSSVKIEFRGEDEEQQEAMAFLGKAFLVAVFAIAIILITQFNSIYQSGLILTAVMFSTFGVFIGLLLTHQPFGIVMNGIGVISLAGIVVNNNIVLIDTFNTHRKNMDTYDAALLTAAQRLRPVMLTTVTTILGLIPMVFGINLDFFTPHVSVGAPSTQWWTQLATSVAFGLAFATVLTLVLTPSLLACEDNIKRFLRLKKKEPENYAPLGTELNSELN, encoded by the coding sequence GTGATAGAAGCCATCCTAAGCCGAAAGCGAACGGTTAACCTCGCTCTCATATTCATCCTCGCCGCGGGTCTTTTCGCTTACATCGATATTCCCAAGGAGTCGGACCCGGACGTGACCATCCCTACCATCTACGTTTCCATGTACATGGAGGGCGTCTCCCCCGAAGACGCGGAACGCCTACTCGTGCGTCCCATGGAGCAGGAGCTATCCAGCGTGGAAGGCGTGAAGGAAATGACCTCCACTGCTTCCCAAAACTCCGCCTCTGTGACGCTTGAGTTCAACGCCGGATTCGATCCCGACGCCGCTTTGGCCGACGTACGCGAAAAGGTCGACTTGGCCAACGCGGAGCTGCCACAGGCCGCCGAAGAACCTACCGTACACGAGATAAATCTCTCCCAGTTTCCGGTCATCGTGATCACGCTTTCCGGCGACGTTCCGGAGCGGGCCCTGACCAAGATAGCGAAGGATCTCGGAGACGAAATCGAAGGCATCGGACAAGTCCTCGAGGCTCGTGTCATAGGAGATCGGGAGGAAGTCGTAGAAGTCATCATCGATCCAAGCGTACTTCGCTCCTACAATCTCTCGCAGGGCGAAATCATCGGATTCATTTCCCGCAACAACAAGATCGTTGCCGCCGGAAATATGGACAAGGGAGACGGCCGCTTCGCCGTAAAAGTCCCCGGGCTTTTCAAGACCGCTCAAGAGGTAATGAGCATTCCGGTCAAGCGAGATGGAGACAAGGTTGTCCGTCTCCAAGATGTGGCTACGGTGCGACGTACCTTTAAGGACCGCTCCGCCTACGCCCGACTCAATGGCGAGCCAGCAATCGGCATCGAAGTCTCGAAACGCTCCGGCGAGAACGTGTTGGATACCATCGCCGCAGTTAAGGAGCTGGTCGAAAGCACGCGCCCCAACTGGCCGGAGACGCTCAGCGTAACCTACTCACAAGACAAGTCCACCAGCATACGCGATATGCTCTTGGACCTGCAAAACAACGTGCTTTCCGCCATTCTGCTCGTGATGATCGTTGTGATCATCGCCCTCGGGGTTCGCTCCGCCCTACTCGTTGGGATCGCCATTCCTGGTTCCTTTCTCGCCGGAGTCCTTTTCCTCTACGCAGTGGGATACACAGTAAACATTGTGGTTCTTTTCTCGCTGATCATGGCAGTAGGCATGCTCGTCGATGGAGCGATCGTCGTCACCGAATTCGCGGACAGAAAGATGGCCGAGGGCATGGAAAAGGGTCCTGCCTATGCGGAAGCGTCTAAACGTATGGCGTGGCCAATCATAGCCTCCACCATGACGACCTTGGCCGCCTTCGCGCCTCTCATCTTTTGGCCCGGAATAATGGGGGAGTTTATGAAATACCTCCCCATCACCTTGATCGCCACTTTGAGCGCCTCGCTGGTCATGGCGTTGATATTTGTGCCGACCCTGGGCGGAATGTTTGGCAAAGCGAACAACATGGATAACGAAGCCTTGGACGCTTTGGAAGGCGCTAAGCAGGCCGATCTGACTCAGCTCCAAGGATTCACGGGAACCTATGCGCGTTTCCTGAAAAAAGTTATCCGCCACCCGGTTTTGCAGCTACTCTTCCTTCTTGTCCTCTTCACGGTGGTCATGATCCTGCAATTCACTCTCGGCAAAGGGGTCGAATACTTCCCGAACGTGGAGCCAGAGTTTGCGAGCATGAACATTCGAGCTCGTGGAAACTTATCCGTCGACGAGGCGGACTTGCTGGTCAGACAAGTTGAATCCCGCATCCACAACATTGATGGGATAAAGTACCTGTATAGCCGGGCCGATCCGGCGCTTCGCGGCACGAATATACCTTCAGACACTATCGGCATCATACAATTCGAATTCACCCATTGGGAACACCGTCCCAAAGCTCATGAGATATTCGATACGATCCGTGAGCGAACCGCTGATCTCGCAGGTATCCACATTGAGTTTGCTCAGCAGGATGCAGGCACCCAAGGCGGCAAGCCGGTGCAGTTGCAGGTCAGTTCCGCCTTTCCCGAAAAACTGGAAGCGGCCACGAAAATTATCGTGGACAAGTTCGAGGCGACAGAGGGCCTGATAGACGTCACCGACACCCGTCCCATCGAAGGCTTCGAGTGGGAAGTGACGGTCGACCGAACCGAAGCGGCTCGCTACGGCGCTGATATCACCACCATCGGAAACGAGATCCAAATGCTGACGAACGGAGTTGAAATCGGTGAATACCGCCCACTCGACGCCGACGACGAAGTAGAGATACGAGCTCGCTATCCTTTCGACGACCGCAATCTGGATCAGCTAAATCAGCTCAAGATCGTTACAGAGCAAGGCCTCGCTCCCGTATCCAATTTCATTACACAACGCCCCGCTCAACGGGTTCAAAACATAAACCGAGTCGAGCAGCGTCGCGTCTATACCGTCTCTGCCGAAGTGGAGGACGAAGTTCAGCCGGCTGCCATTTTCGAGCAACTTAGAGAGTGGCTTCCCGAGTCCGGCATCGATTTTTCCAGCGTAAAAATCGAGTTCCGCGGAGAGGATGAGGAGCAGCAAGAAGCCATGGCGTTCTTGGGCAAAGCATTCCTCGTAGCGGTTTTCGCGATCGCGATAATCCTGATAACCCAGTTCAACAGCATCTACCAATCTGGCCTGATCCTCACTGCCGTGATGTTCTCAACTTTTGGCGTATTCATAGGCTTGTTACTCACACACCAGCCCTTCGGCATCGTGATGAACGGAATCGGCGTCATCTCCCTGGCGGGGATCGTAGTCAACAACAACATCGTGTTGATCGATACCTTCAATACGCACCGGAAAAACATGGATACCTATGACGCGGCTCTGCTGACCGCCGCCCAGCGTTTGAGGCCGGTTATGTTGACGACTGTCACTACGATTCTGGGCCTGATTCCCATGGTCTTCGGGATCAATCTCGACTTCTTTACACCTCACGTTTCCGTGGGAGCTCCTTCCACCCAATGGTGGACACAGCTCGCCACATCGGTCGCCTTCGGATTAGCTTTCGCCACAGTGCTCACCCTTGTATTGACGCCTTCCCTACTTGCTTGTGAAGACAACATAAAGCGATTCTTACGCTTGAAGAAAAAAGAGCCTGAGAACTACGCTCCACTTGGGACCGAACTTAATAGCGAATTGAACTAA
- a CDS encoding NAD(P)-dependent oxidoreductase: protein MKKERIAFIGTGVMGASMAGHLLAAGYSLNVYNRTREKADKLVAAGAVWKDSPYEAAQGADFVITILGYPSDVESVYLGEHGIISALSEGGIAIDMTTSSPLLAARIAEIGSRRQVSVLDAPVSGGDIGAREARLSIMVGGEKAAFEKALPLFEIMGKNVVYQGPSGSGQHTKMCNQIAIAGGMVAIGEALAYAKKSGLSAESVLQSISAGAAGSWSMSHLAPRALGGDFSAGFYVKHFLKDMKIAIESAEEMELELPGLELAKSLFEKLVEDGHGDDGTQALFRLYF from the coding sequence ATGAAAAAGGAACGTATCGCATTTATCGGCACAGGAGTGATGGGCGCGAGCATGGCAGGTCATCTCCTTGCTGCTGGCTACTCGCTTAATGTCTACAACCGAACGCGCGAAAAGGCTGACAAGCTGGTGGCGGCGGGAGCTGTCTGGAAGGACTCGCCCTACGAGGCTGCCCAGGGTGCGGATTTTGTTATCACTATTCTCGGCTACCCGAGCGATGTTGAGTCGGTCTATTTAGGGGAACATGGAATTATCTCCGCTCTTTCGGAAGGAGGTATTGCCATCGATATGACAACTTCCAGTCCGCTGTTGGCAGCGCGGATAGCGGAGATTGGAAGCCGCAGGCAGGTTTCTGTTTTGGATGCTCCGGTTTCGGGGGGTGACATCGGTGCGCGAGAAGCTCGCCTGTCCATTATGGTGGGAGGAGAGAAGGCTGCCTTCGAAAAGGCTCTGCCCTTGTTTGAAATCATGGGAAAAAACGTCGTCTACCAAGGTCCTTCCGGTTCTGGTCAGCATACCAAGATGTGTAACCAAATCGCCATTGCAGGTGGGATGGTAGCCATAGGCGAAGCCCTAGCCTACGCCAAGAAGTCTGGCCTTTCGGCGGAAAGTGTTTTGCAGAGCATCTCCGCCGGTGCGGCGGGTAGTTGGTCCATGAGTCATCTTGCTCCGCGGGCTTTGGGAGGTGATTTCTCTGCCGGCTTCTACGTGAAACATTTTCTTAAGGATATGAAGATAGCCATTGAATCAGCGGAAGAGATGGAGCTCGAATTACCTGGTTTGGAACTCGCCAAATCTCTCTTCGAAAAATTAGTCGAAGACGGCCATGGGGATGACGGCACCCAAGCTCTCTTCAGACTTTATTTTTAG
- the mog gene encoding molybdopterin adenylyltransferase, whose amino-acid sequence MKKARIGVINISDRASQGVYEDIPGKACLELLKKWLKTEFEISYAIVPDEQDQIESTLIRFADEEDCSLVVTTGGTGPAPRDITPEATEAVCDRLLPGFGELMRSASLKYVPTAILSRQTAGTRGSCLIVNLPGKPKAIRENLEAVFPAIPYCIDLIGGARLETDEGVMKAFRPKGA is encoded by the coding sequence ATGAAAAAAGCCCGTATCGGCGTAATCAATATTTCGGATCGTGCCTCCCAAGGCGTCTACGAAGACATCCCAGGAAAAGCATGTCTCGAACTTCTGAAGAAATGGCTGAAGACAGAATTTGAAATCTCCTACGCCATCGTACCGGACGAGCAAGACCAGATCGAATCTACCCTGATTCGCTTTGCGGACGAAGAAGACTGTAGTTTGGTCGTAACGACAGGCGGCACCGGTCCCGCCCCTCGCGACATAACGCCAGAGGCAACAGAAGCAGTCTGCGATCGACTCCTCCCTGGCTTCGGGGAGTTAATGAGATCCGCATCTCTGAAGTATGTGCCAACCGCTATTCTTTCCCGTCAAACCGCAGGGACTCGAGGCAGTTGCCTTATCGTCAACCTACCCGGCAAACCCAAAGCGATTCGGGAGAACCTGGAAGCTGTTTTCCCGGCCATACCTTACTGCATCGATCTCATCGGCGGTGCCAGACTCGAGACGGATGAGGGCGTGATGAAGGCGTTTCGCCCCAAAGGGGCATAG
- a CDS encoding Minf_1886 family protein: MKEHDFTEVVSLIVKEDPRYAKNGYLFLQKALNFTIDRERKRHGKVVTKVAKRHVSGQELLDGIREYALEQYGPMSYYILTSWGINRCEDFGEMVFNLIEYGVFSKNESDEREDFAATYTFKDAFEKPFTPKKHTLKRPSYRSIESL, translated from the coding sequence ATGAAAGAGCACGATTTTACCGAAGTTGTGAGCCTGATCGTTAAGGAGGATCCCCGTTACGCCAAAAACGGTTATCTTTTTCTTCAGAAGGCCTTGAACTTCACCATCGACCGGGAGCGAAAACGCCACGGAAAAGTAGTCACCAAAGTCGCCAAGCGGCACGTATCGGGCCAGGAGTTGCTAGATGGCATTCGCGAGTATGCCCTCGAGCAATATGGACCCATGTCCTACTACATCCTCACTTCATGGGGCATCAACCGATGCGAAGATTTTGGAGAGATGGTCTTCAATCTCATCGAGTACGGCGTTTTCAGTAAAAACGAGAGCGACGAGAGAGAAGATTTTGCGGCCACGTATACGTTTAAGGACGCCTTCGAAAAACCGTTCACTCCCAAGAAACATACTTTGAAACGCCCGAGCTACCGCTCTATCGAATCGCTTTGA
- a CDS encoding ATP-binding protein, translating into MFSVDPNSPELIPNWIFEQDFLVFLSFFGWVLVGLLALSKPLSDHGAVRMPWLWIGFYAFSQAFSDFLRTLSFSDEFFRSFSLEVGFEMLGYGLLVETAIRYAKKDEDRYFFPYSALGGLFLGLSIEIGDLLYTLIVSGIVAAGAVFWACRCFVIAAREENRRELYVIVVGLALVFPTWLLAPGRVWVVFPEGTVAFEDFPYYGFDLLLLRIVAAWTILAGFWYYRLQRRIEDVVPSIGAQLKLWGHRVLPVALALVAGGSFLVTTWNGERMKERMEQDYLSRAQTAVVPIDVSENIDFSKLGDYGLRLRGVLSRQLVAIKSVGPDILSTYFWSGTETGVRASAFESEQSATPFLKAGGFDVSELESYQEGKAFLAGPFALGGKSLLHLSAPILDRETGEVVYWLGIDISGAYWFKNVSLSRLQTIIIAGLIMSLVIFFLYYQIEHESEADLVLAKERAEAGDRAKSEFLAVISHEIRTPLQSVLGYSDLLKGTRLDEKQRACLDTIQSEGKILLRIVQDILDFSNLRKANFQLEYGPVRLRHLIEETFRTIKPMADRKGLLANLEIAPDVPELIHADGVRLRQVLLNLFGNSVKYTEEGEVLLRALVDDSEGGKALPLKFEIVDTGVGIAEADRLRLFEPFIQLAHSSRFPREGAGLGLAIVNRIVELMGGRIDVESEVGEGSCFTASFDFEFLESQVESDREVVEQQFPLRPNVPMAKLYPIKVLVVDDNPMVRRLMLQYLDAIGYEADELDGGKAAAEVGLNYDLIIMDLRMPEVDGPTAASMIREKGGDPVRPWIVAVSASLQEDEVKRASEAGINDFLGKPFHAPDLLEKIEDIPWIEEKRVDVVPEEEKEAEPEHTPLFIGPADVEPEIPAPAKPAVPTSVFGGIDSYPKEAVQAAIAEVYSKYEAMAQNAAAKEWFMVKEDAHYLANTAMALGIDQLYLDSKDLEAAALDEDELKALRCLRELRLNFEAWESDED; encoded by the coding sequence ATGTTTTCCGTCGATCCTAACTCACCCGAACTAATTCCGAACTGGATTTTCGAGCAGGATTTTCTGGTTTTTCTCTCCTTTTTCGGTTGGGTGCTGGTTGGTTTGCTCGCCTTGTCCAAGCCCTTGTCGGACCACGGGGCAGTTCGTATGCCGTGGCTTTGGATTGGCTTCTATGCTTTTTCGCAGGCCTTTTCTGACTTTTTGCGAACGCTTTCTTTTTCCGACGAGTTTTTCCGGTCCTTCAGTCTAGAAGTCGGATTTGAGATGCTCGGATACGGACTGCTGGTGGAGACAGCGATTCGCTACGCCAAGAAGGACGAAGACCGCTACTTTTTCCCATACTCCGCTTTAGGTGGGCTTTTTCTGGGGCTCTCTATCGAGATTGGCGACCTGCTCTACACTTTGATTGTTTCGGGGATCGTGGCGGCGGGAGCGGTCTTCTGGGCTTGCCGGTGTTTTGTGATCGCGGCCAGGGAGGAGAATCGGCGGGAATTGTATGTGATCGTAGTTGGGCTCGCTTTGGTCTTTCCAACCTGGTTGCTCGCTCCGGGACGCGTCTGGGTTGTTTTTCCGGAGGGGACTGTCGCTTTCGAAGATTTTCCTTATTACGGCTTTGACCTGTTGCTTCTTCGCATCGTTGCCGCGTGGACGATTCTAGCTGGTTTTTGGTATTATCGTTTGCAACGCCGCATCGAGGACGTCGTTCCGAGCATCGGGGCTCAGCTTAAGCTTTGGGGGCATCGTGTCTTGCCGGTAGCCCTAGCATTGGTGGCGGGAGGTAGTTTCTTGGTCACGACTTGGAATGGCGAACGCATGAAGGAGCGCATGGAGCAGGACTACCTCTCCCGCGCCCAGACTGCGGTGGTGCCGATCGACGTTTCCGAGAATATAGACTTTTCAAAGCTTGGCGACTACGGGCTGAGGTTACGCGGTGTTCTAAGTCGGCAGTTGGTGGCCATCAAAAGCGTTGGCCCTGACATCCTGAGCACTTACTTTTGGAGTGGAACCGAAACGGGGGTGCGAGCCTCGGCGTTTGAGTCCGAACAAAGCGCTACGCCATTTCTCAAGGCTGGAGGATTCGATGTGAGTGAGCTGGAAAGCTATCAAGAGGGGAAAGCCTTCTTGGCGGGGCCCTTCGCCTTGGGGGGGAAGTCGCTTCTTCATCTGAGCGCTCCGATTTTGGATCGGGAAACGGGCGAGGTCGTTTACTGGCTCGGGATCGACATTTCGGGAGCCTACTGGTTCAAGAACGTTTCCCTCTCGCGTCTACAGACGATCATCATTGCCGGGCTAATCATGTCCTTGGTTATTTTCTTCCTCTACTACCAGATTGAGCATGAGAGCGAAGCGGATCTGGTTCTCGCAAAGGAAAGAGCGGAAGCGGGGGACCGGGCCAAGAGCGAATTTTTGGCGGTTATCAGTCACGAAATTCGAACGCCGCTGCAAAGTGTGCTTGGATATAGCGATCTGCTGAAAGGAACGCGTTTGGATGAAAAACAACGTGCCTGTCTGGATACCATCCAATCTGAAGGAAAGATCCTGCTTCGTATCGTGCAGGACATTTTGGATTTCAGTAACTTGAGGAAGGCGAACTTTCAGTTGGAATACGGTCCGGTTCGACTGCGCCACCTGATCGAAGAAACGTTCCGCACGATCAAGCCTATGGCTGACCGTAAAGGCCTTTTGGCAAATCTTGAAATAGCCCCAGACGTTCCTGAGCTTATCCATGCCGATGGGGTCCGTCTGAGGCAGGTCCTGCTCAATCTTTTCGGAAATTCGGTTAAATACACGGAAGAAGGCGAGGTCTTGCTGCGAGCCCTCGTGGACGATTCGGAAGGCGGGAAGGCACTGCCGCTGAAATTCGAAATTGTGGACACAGGAGTCGGCATCGCGGAAGCGGATCGGCTAAGATTGTTCGAACCCTTCATCCAATTGGCGCATTCGAGCCGGTTTCCTCGCGAAGGAGCGGGTCTCGGTTTGGCCATCGTAAACAGAATTGTGGAGCTGATGGGGGGGCGGATCGATGTGGAGAGCGAGGTCGGAGAGGGATCCTGTTTTACCGCCTCATTTGATTTTGAGTTTCTAGAAAGCCAAGTTGAGTCCGATAGAGAGGTTGTAGAACAACAATTTCCACTCCGACCAAACGTTCCCATGGCCAAGCTTTACCCAATCAAAGTCCTCGTAGTTGACGATAACCCGATGGTTCGTCGTCTGATGTTGCAGTATCTTGATGCGATAGGATACGAGGCTGACGAGCTTGATGGCGGTAAGGCAGCGGCGGAAGTCGGTCTCAATTACGACTTGATCATAATGGATCTTCGTATGCCAGAGGTCGATGGCCCGACCGCGGCCAGCATGATCCGTGAAAAGGGGGGCGACCCAGTTCGGCCTTGGATCGTAGCCGTTTCGGCCTCGTTGCAGGAAGACGAGGTTAAGCGAGCCAGCGAAGCGGGCATTAATGATTTTCTTGGAAAACCGTTTCACGCTCCTGACCTTCTGGAAAAGATCGAAGATATTCCTTGGATCGAAGAAAAGCGGGTCGATGTTGTGCCGGAAGAGGAAAAGGAAGCCGAGCCCGAGCATACTCCGCTTTTCATCGGGCCAGCTGATGTAGAGCCAGAGATTCCTGCTCCAGCGAAGCCCGCCGTTCCCACTTCGGTATTTGGTGGAATAGACAGCTATCCGAAGGAAGCTGTTCAGGCCGCGATTGCCGAGGTGTATTCAAAGTATGAAGCCATGGCTCAAAACGCGGCAGCCAAGGAATGGTTTATGGTCAAAGAAGACGCTCACTACCTAGCCAATACGGCTATGGCTCTGGGTATCGACCAGCTTTACCTCGATTCCAAAGACTTGGAGGCCGCCGCCCTCGATGAAGACGAGCTCAAGGCTTTGCGGTGCCTCCGAGAGCTACGGCTCAACTTCGAAGCTTGGGAAAGCGACGAGGATTAG